Proteins from a single region of Xyrauchen texanus isolate HMW12.3.18 chromosome 7, RBS_HiC_50CHRs, whole genome shotgun sequence:
- the pnkd gene encoding LOW QUALITY PROTEIN: probable hydrolase PNKD (The sequence of the model RefSeq protein was modified relative to this genomic sequence to represent the inferred CDS: substituted 2 bases at 2 genomic stop codons) encodes MIWTKFQATHTPKTIDFGTMLHLRAFFTPGHTLGHLIXLLDGQALLSPTSSIXNSVSFPFLVGRMFEGNASIMLPSLDTVGSLNYDTLLWPGHEYAEDNQLFAAEVEPCNIVQEQKLQWVLQQRGQRLCMCTSTLAEEKKDNPFLLSHTQDLHCAPCLQQKQNEDSTPYRACVLEKLCKRKDIYKGQ; translated from the exons ATGATATGGACAAAATTCCAGGCCACACACA CCCCTAAGACTATAGATTTTGGAACTATGTTGCACTTAAGGGCCTTTTTTACACCTGGGCACACATTGGGTCACTTGATCTAACTGCTTGATGGCCA AGCATTACTAAGTCCAACCAGTTCTATTTAAAACTCTGTCTCATTTCCATTCCTTGTAGGGAGAATGTTTGAGGGTAATGCCTCAATTATGTTGCCATCTCTAGATACAGTGGGATCACTAAATTATGACACTCTGCTTTGGCCTG GACATGAGTATGCAGAAGATAACCAGCTGTTTGCTGCTGAGGTGGAGCCTTGCAATATTGTGCAGGAACAGAAGTTGCAGTGGGTGCTGCAACAGAGGGGTCAGAGATTGTGTATG TGCACATCCACTTTGGCAGAGGAGAAAAAGGACAATCCCTTCCTGCTGAGCCACACCCAGGATCTCCACTGTGCTCCTTGCCTGCAGCAGAAGCAGAATGAGGACTCGACACCATATCGGGCCTGTGTTTTAGAGAAGCTGTGCAAACGAAAGGATATTTATAAGGGCCAATAA
- the catip gene encoding ciliogenesis-associated TTC17-interacting protein has protein sequence MEESEETQSEIEELKPSVNAVEFIDSIVPRDLDECVFADSLVTVSNSDNEIGEFSVSVTKASYKEELCYLLHASSHGMIDGIPCGTTIVAYISRRLEILEENQHEYVKLDSHTLDRKLHLVRQHEQLVVNRIISEKEGVKTESQTFPLSSLKGFVSEASNFLIMRILARKKIAPANMIFLSFNEDNLISKSAYRTLGWKKQMIGEELVDIFGIERTVSSSKNIPTTWHCYFLTDGHLVSRVQLGSPAMMKILHMPLMLDGVEENQHPVFEKKPLQWEEDMELYSKFLDRKEELKADYLSYVRQHPELKALMADFLQFLLLRKPQDVFSFARNFFAPFSSQSPPGNPCEDSHNIKIPEILDNKP, from the exons ATGGAGGAGAGTGAAGAAACCCAGAGTGAAATAGAGGAACTGAAACCTTCAGTTAATGCAGTGGAGTTTATTGACAGCATTG TACCCAGGGATCTGGATGAGTGCGTGTTTGCAGACTCACTTGTGACAGTGTCAAATTCGGACAACGAGATTGGAGAATTCTCTGTGAGTGTCACAAAGGCTAGCTACAAAGAGGAGCTCTGCTATCTTCTTCATGCCAGCAGTCATGGTATGATTGATGGCATACCCTGTGGCACAACTATTGTGG CCTATATATCCAGAAGGCTTGAGATATTGGAAGAGAATCAACATGAATATGTAAAG CTGGACAGCCACACACTGGATCGGAAGTTACATCTGGTTAGACAACATGAACAGCTAGTGGTAAACAGGATCATTTCAGAGAAGGAA GGAGTGAAGACAGAATCCCAGACATTTCCATTGAGCTCTTTAAAAGGCTTTGTTTCTGAGGCTTCTAACTTCCTGATCATGCGCATACTGGCTCGGAAGAAGATTGCTCCAGCAAACATGATATTCCTGTCATTTAATGAAGATAATTTGATATCCAAGTCAGCCTAT AGAACTCTTGGGTGGAAGAAGCAGATGATTGGGGAAGAATTAGTTGATATCTTTGGAATCGAAAGGACTGTTTCCTCTTCAAAGAACATCCCAACAACTTGGCATTGCTACTTCCTGACTGATGG GCATCTAGTAAGCAGAGTGCAACTGGGCTCACCTGCAATGATGAAGATACTGCATATGCCCCTCATGCTCGATGGAG tggaGGAAAACCAGCATCCTGTGTTTGAGAAGAAGCCACTCCAGTGGGAGGAAGACATGGAGCTTTATTCAAAGTTTCTTGACAGAAAG GAGGAGCTCAAAGCAGACTACCTCTCCTACGTCAGACAACACCCTGAGCTAAAGGCTTTAATGGCTGACTTCCTGCAATTCCTACTGCTGAGGAAACCTCAAGATGTCTTCTCCTTTGCTCGTAACTTTTTTGCACCCTTTTCCTCTCAGAGTCCTCCGGGAAACCCCTGTGAAGATTCCCATAATATTAAAATTCCTGAAATACTGGATAATAAACCCTGA